Proteins found in one Scardovia inopinata JCM 12537 genomic segment:
- the nrdR gene encoding transcriptional regulator NrdR: MHCPFCQNPHTRVLDTRVSEDGYSIRRRRECLKCHKRFTTQEAVVLSIVKRSGVTEPFDRKKVISGVSRACRGRNISDEDLNRLGQRVEENLRSRGRAEIKSEEVGKAILQPLRDLDVVAYLRFASVYRHFDSLEDYQNEIDSIRRETHPQEGQPEDGETN; this comes from the coding sequence ATGCATTGCCCATTTTGTCAAAATCCACATACCCGGGTTCTTGATACCAGAGTCAGCGAAGATGGATATTCCATTCGTCGTCGGCGTGAATGTCTCAAGTGCCATAAGAGGTTTACAACACAAGAAGCTGTTGTTTTGTCCATTGTCAAACGATCCGGTGTCACTGAGCCATTTGATCGCAAAAAAGTCATCTCGGGAGTAAGCCGAGCTTGCCGGGGTCGTAACATCTCAGACGAGGATCTGAACAGGCTTGGCCAAAGGGTCGAGGAAAACCTGAGGTCCCGCGGTCGGGCTGAGATCAAGTCCGAGGAAGTAGGCAAGGCCATCCTGCAGCCCTTGAGAGATTTGGACGTGGTTGCTTATCTTCGGTTTGCTAGTGTTTACCGGCATTTTGATTCTCTGGAAGACTATCAAAATGAGATTGATTCTATTCGTCGGGAAACTCACCCTCAGGAGGGTCAGCCCGAGGATGGGGAAACCAATTAG
- a CDS encoding HelD family protein, with translation MTDYSHQIREEQKLVDRAYKRLDSLRTQIKGRLQSVRARGGHGSPTQRSERDSFATMYEDRLMQLRAVEDRLVFGRLDDASGNQRHIGRIGLMDQNHDPILTDWRAEAARPFYEATPENHGSIVARRHITLHLRTVVALEDEVLDIHSDQVSKASQSGTLTGEGALLASLSSRRTGKMTDIVATIQAEQDKIIRSDLAKAVVVQGGPGTGKTAVALHRAAYLLYTHRKSLQRSGVLIIGPSPTFLHYIDQVLPSLGETGVVSRTIGDLIPGTNALVDDNPYAAALKGNKRMASMIKNAVAARVRIPSQLPLIPVNGIKVPMVASDIEQAQRNARSSHKPHNQAREVFINSMLSLMTNRYKNQLDYLPAEDELDNVRATLRMNNAVRKTLNIAWLPMPAEWMIQDMFSKPHRMRQFAPWLSEDDIKQLTRPKDAPFTRSDIPLLDEAMELLGPDPRQKAETNAADLSRKREEEYARQSMQIAGVDPSLVSASDLVDSMSGGDESTLASRAGNDRQWTYGHIVVDEAQELTAMDWRMLIRRCPSRSFTIVGDVAQTSALAGTRYWARTMDPLFGKEGWQLDELTIDYRNPEEVCTLSSRFAHDEGLHVSTVSAARHVPDSVSRILVPNQTPLRKADSPFPSLPEAFFQAVNDQSLEAVRRFVSSDGSGRVAVICDQQIKDEVDKSLRLALRTSPLLASEEFNRLTSQPQWDAQLSVYSPVDVKGLEFDAVILANPGLIMENASARLVAASDLYVAMTRPTQKLVIIQTEEDQALISL, from the coding sequence GTGACCGACTATTCTCATCAGATTCGTGAGGAACAAAAACTTGTAGATCGGGCCTACAAGAGGCTCGACAGTTTACGCACCCAAATCAAGGGACGCCTGCAATCCGTTCGCGCCAGGGGAGGGCATGGCTCTCCCACTCAACGGTCAGAACGCGACTCTTTTGCAACCATGTATGAGGATCGGCTGATGCAGTTGAGAGCAGTCGAAGACAGGCTGGTGTTTGGCCGTTTAGATGATGCTTCTGGAAACCAGCGCCATATCGGCCGCATCGGTCTGATGGATCAGAATCATGATCCCATCCTGACCGACTGGAGAGCCGAGGCGGCAAGACCTTTCTATGAGGCCACTCCGGAGAATCACGGATCTATTGTTGCCCGCCGGCACATCACCCTGCATCTACGCACAGTCGTAGCTTTGGAAGATGAAGTCCTGGATATCCATTCCGATCAAGTATCCAAGGCCAGCCAAAGCGGCACCCTCACCGGCGAAGGAGCCCTTCTGGCTTCCCTGTCCAGCAGAAGAACGGGAAAGATGACCGATATTGTTGCCACCATTCAGGCTGAGCAGGATAAAATCATCCGTTCTGACCTGGCCAAGGCTGTGGTAGTTCAGGGCGGTCCGGGAACTGGCAAAACAGCTGTTGCCCTGCACAGGGCAGCCTACCTGCTTTACACTCACCGAAAGAGTTTGCAGCGGTCAGGGGTTCTTATTATTGGCCCGAGCCCGACTTTTCTTCATTACATTGATCAAGTTCTCCCCTCATTGGGGGAAACAGGAGTAGTCAGTCGCACGATTGGGGATCTGATCCCCGGTACTAACGCCCTGGTAGATGACAACCCTTACGCTGCTGCCCTCAAAGGGAACAAACGTATGGCTTCTATGATCAAAAATGCCGTAGCAGCCCGAGTTCGCATTCCCAGCCAGCTACCCTTAATACCGGTCAACGGCATTAAGGTCCCCATGGTGGCTAGCGACATCGAACAGGCTCAGCGAAATGCCCGCAGCAGCCACAAGCCCCACAACCAGGCCAGGGAAGTTTTTATTAATTCCATGCTCTCTTTGATGACCAATCGCTACAAAAATCAGCTGGATTATCTGCCTGCTGAAGATGAACTTGACAATGTTCGGGCAACTCTACGAATGAATAATGCTGTCCGCAAAACCCTGAATATTGCCTGGTTGCCTATGCCTGCTGAATGGATGATCCAGGATATGTTCTCCAAGCCTCACAGAATGCGGCAGTTCGCCCCCTGGCTGAGCGAAGACGACATCAAGCAGCTTACCCGGCCAAAGGATGCCCCCTTCACGCGGTCAGATATTCCTCTCCTGGATGAGGCCATGGAACTTTTGGGCCCCGATCCCCGCCAGAAGGCGGAGACAAATGCCGCAGACCTGTCCCGCAAAAGGGAAGAAGAATATGCCCGGCAATCTATGCAGATTGCAGGAGTTGATCCTTCTCTAGTTTCTGCTTCTGACCTGGTAGATTCAATGTCCGGCGGCGATGAAAGCACTCTCGCTTCCCGGGCTGGCAATGACCGGCAATGGACTTACGGTCATATTGTGGTAGATGAAGCGCAGGAATTAACTGCTATGGACTGGCGTATGCTGATCCGCCGTTGCCCTTCTCGTTCTTTTACCATTGTGGGAGATGTTGCTCAGACGTCAGCATTGGCAGGAACCCGTTATTGGGCCAGAACAATGGATCCTTTGTTTGGCAAAGAGGGATGGCAGCTTGATGAGCTGACGATTGATTATCGCAATCCGGAAGAAGTCTGCACCCTCTCTTCCCGCTTTGCCCACGACGAAGGCCTGCATGTTTCTACGGTTAGTGCAGCCCGGCATGTTCCTGATTCAGTCAGTCGGATCCTGGTTCCCAATCAGACTCCCTTGAGAAAAGCTGACAGCCCCTTTCCTTCACTGCCCGAAGCCTTCTTTCAGGCCGTGAATGATCAATCTCTGGAGGCAGTACGCCGGTTTGTTTCTTCCGACGGTAGCGGTCGGGTGGCTGTCATCTGTGATCAGCAGATCAAAGATGAGGTTGACAAATCCCTGCGTCTTGCTTTGAGGACCAGTCCCCTCCTGGCCAGTGAAGAGTTCAACCGATTAACCTCGCAACCTCAATGGGATGCCCAGCTAAGCGTGTACAGCCCGGTTGATGTGAAGGGTCTGGAATTTGATGCTGTTATCTTGGCCAACCCTGGGCTCATCATGGAGAATGCTTCAGCTAGGTTAGTCGCGGCTTCTGATCTTTATGTCGCTATGACCAGACCAACTCAAAAGCTGGTCATTATTCAGACTGAGGAAGACCAGGCTTTAATCAGTCTGTAA
- the lexA gene encoding transcriptional repressor LexA, with the protein MTTVPFSPQHDPRSNLANLADRAAQMDISVRQLQILQAIEEYSTTKGYIPSFREIAQLVGLKSTSSVKHQLNVLEKKGFIRLGANKGRAIELITHLEEESITDASPQAQEKDQDHETDSGTYGRAEIYPFPTSQSESIVQSTDVPLVGRIAAGTPITAEQHIDDVMRLPQRLTGDGNLFMLEVHGDSMIDAAICDGDFVVVREQHTAENGDIVAALLDDEATVKTFRKDKSGHLWLMPHNPEYSPIDGTYATIMGKVVTVLRKI; encoded by the coding sequence ATGACTACAGTGCCTTTTTCACCCCAGCACGATCCTCGATCCAATCTTGCCAATCTTGCTGACCGGGCAGCTCAGATGGACATCAGCGTCCGTCAGCTGCAAATTCTTCAAGCTATTGAGGAGTACAGCACTACAAAAGGTTATATCCCATCTTTCAGAGAAATAGCTCAGCTTGTTGGTCTTAAAAGCACCTCATCGGTGAAGCATCAACTGAATGTGCTAGAGAAAAAAGGATTTATCCGTCTGGGAGCCAACAAGGGCAGGGCCATAGAACTCATCACTCACCTTGAGGAAGAGTCCATTACAGATGCTTCTCCCCAGGCGCAGGAAAAAGATCAGGATCATGAAACAGATTCAGGGACCTATGGAAGAGCAGAAATTTATCCATTTCCAACCAGTCAGAGCGAATCCATTGTACAGTCAACCGACGTCCCCCTGGTTGGCCGCATAGCTGCTGGGACCCCTATTACTGCAGAACAGCACATTGACGATGTGATGAGGCTGCCACAAAGACTCACTGGGGATGGCAATCTTTTCATGCTGGAAGTTCACGGTGATTCCATGATCGATGCAGCTATCTGTGACGGGGACTTTGTTGTTGTCCGAGAACAGCATACCGCTGAAAACGGCGATATTGTTGCTGCCCTCTTAGATGACGAAGCTACGGTCAAAACTTTCCGAAAGGATAAAAGCGGTCACTTGTGGCTCATGCCCCACAACCCTGAGTATTCGCCGATCGACGGTACTTATGCCACTATTATGGGAAAAGTAGTTACCGTTCTGCGAAAGATATAA
- a CDS encoding LysM peptidoglycan-binding domain-containing protein → MMNAVAHQGRKSHVKLSGLGRALVGLFLSLIIGLGFGLGRAAAAQDHAQDDTHPLEVYSYVVGPGDSLWKYAQMNAPQGEDLNDYIFYLMKLNHLNSTTLTVGQRIVVPKQG, encoded by the coding sequence ATGATGAATGCAGTTGCGCACCAAGGCAGAAAGAGCCATGTGAAACTAAGTGGACTGGGAAGGGCTTTAGTCGGTCTTTTTCTTTCCTTGATTATTGGATTGGGTTTTGGACTGGGAAGGGCAGCTGCTGCCCAGGATCATGCTCAGGATGATACGCACCCTCTGGAGGTCTACAGTTATGTGGTGGGGCCAGGAGATTCCTTGTGGAAGTATGCACAGATGAATGCTCCTCAAGGTGAAGATCTCAACGATTATATTTTCTACTTGATGAAACTCAACCATCTGAACTCTACTACTCTGACGGTGGGGCAGAGGATTGTTGTACCCAAACAGGGCTAA